One segment of Anatilimnocola aggregata DNA contains the following:
- a CDS encoding TonB-dependent receptor, whose protein sequence is MRLDIRRYLSATLMGGAMCWSLVPAHAADPQDVRAIFLLGDGLEFQHDPVRLISNLQEESTQPFDPSSTQPFDPSSTQPFDPGTQEAGSIFGPSTAIENLVQQLAAPGGEAIGAAEAQNSVATDVGSLIQNSENIQTVGAQRRSQIAYDPRVRAYRYGQIYAQAEGQNFLPVRLDLDSMVSKIDPALIQSITVIPGPYGLRFGPGFSYIDIDLIDTPRYDCPETHGRLGMDFRSNGGQTGINGTAFGGGSDYGYLLHWGMRNGADYTAGNGQKIPSSYHAQNVMLQFGWDLSPNTKSEVRYSYLDVRDTEYALQFFDINAMNTNALNWKTTTIDPCDCSVWTNQIWYNQTSFSGDNQNESKRGVRGRVTDALNTVTGAVPPDEFEPDDLRATVNGELSNFGARTVKTYGDDTTEQFRYGADFRYITQRTREDFFITDQFNPGDPANGYLAPEDEIFFTQQPRSVMTDPGIFAEVAMPWFSFMRTTAGARLDYVNTHPPVGYTAINEAVTGDDAYNQNDILGAGYLVGDIDLSQEWSVRVGAGYAERAPNLSDRYADGVFISMLQTGFSRVIGTPSLEKEKAIQFDTAIRADYEFVHLRASFFYSWIRDYNTYINFGLDPPTQARLLLATNTPLATLNGFELYGDYNATDRLTYFASLQYVEGQDQTINAPLPGIYPLESRLGIRFTDCCAGQVWGTEWGWRLVAAQDRLGQLRANAFDTVNLNVVETRTPGFATSYIKGYYNYSEGVRFVGGIDNLLDRNYLEHLDLRFAGPPTPNSGPLVAAYSPGFTAYGGIEMNW, encoded by the coding sequence ATGCGGCTAGACATTCGCCGATATCTGAGCGCGACGCTGATGGGCGGCGCCATGTGTTGGTCGCTCGTGCCAGCCCACGCTGCCGACCCACAAGATGTCCGCGCGATCTTCTTGCTCGGTGACGGACTTGAGTTCCAACACGACCCAGTTCGCCTGATCAGTAACTTACAAGAAGAGTCGACGCAACCTTTCGATCCGAGCAGCACCCAGCCATTCGACCCCAGCAGCACGCAACCATTCGATCCGGGGACTCAAGAGGCCGGCAGCATCTTCGGCCCCAGCACGGCGATTGAAAACCTCGTGCAACAATTGGCCGCCCCAGGCGGTGAAGCCATCGGCGCGGCCGAAGCGCAAAACTCCGTCGCGACCGACGTGGGCTCTTTGATCCAGAACTCGGAAAACATTCAAACCGTCGGTGCGCAGCGCCGTTCACAGATTGCTTACGATCCACGCGTTCGCGCCTATCGCTACGGGCAGATCTATGCCCAAGCCGAAGGCCAGAACTTCCTCCCCGTGCGGCTCGACTTAGACTCGATGGTGAGCAAGATCGACCCTGCCCTCATTCAGTCGATCACGGTCATTCCCGGTCCCTATGGCCTCCGCTTTGGTCCGGGCTTCAGCTATATCGATATCGATCTGATCGACACGCCCCGCTATGACTGCCCCGAAACGCACGGCCGCTTAGGCATGGACTTTCGCAGTAACGGTGGCCAAACGGGTATCAACGGCACGGCCTTTGGCGGCGGCAGCGATTACGGCTACTTACTGCACTGGGGCATGCGCAACGGTGCTGATTACACCGCCGGTAATGGCCAAAAAATCCCATCGAGCTATCACGCTCAGAATGTGATGCTGCAATTCGGCTGGGATTTGTCGCCGAACACGAAGTCGGAAGTTCGCTACAGCTATCTCGATGTTCGTGATACTGAATACGCGTTGCAGTTCTTCGACATTAACGCGATGAACACGAACGCACTCAACTGGAAAACGACCACGATCGACCCGTGCGATTGCAGCGTGTGGACGAACCAGATTTGGTACAACCAGACGAGCTTTTCCGGAGACAATCAGAACGAGAGCAAGCGGGGCGTGCGCGGCCGCGTGACCGACGCCCTCAACACGGTGACCGGTGCGGTTCCGCCCGACGAATTTGAGCCCGACGATTTGCGGGCCACCGTGAACGGCGAATTAAGTAACTTCGGCGCTCGCACGGTGAAGACCTACGGCGACGATACGACCGAGCAATTCCGGTACGGTGCCGACTTCCGGTATATCACCCAGCGGACGCGTGAAGACTTCTTCATCACCGATCAATTTAATCCGGGCGATCCCGCGAACGGCTATCTCGCTCCAGAAGATGAAATCTTCTTTACGCAGCAGCCGCGCAGCGTCATGACCGACCCAGGCATCTTTGCCGAAGTCGCCATGCCCTGGTTCTCGTTCATGCGCACGACTGCCGGTGCACGGTTGGATTACGTGAACACACATCCGCCGGTCGGATACACCGCGATCAACGAAGCAGTGACCGGTGACGACGCCTACAACCAAAACGACATTCTCGGTGCGGGCTACCTGGTGGGAGATATCGATCTCTCGCAAGAGTGGAGCGTGCGCGTTGGTGCCGGCTATGCCGAGCGGGCTCCGAACCTGAGTGATCGTTACGCGGACGGCGTGTTCATTAGCATGCTGCAGACCGGCTTCAGCCGCGTGATTGGCACGCCTTCGCTGGAAAAAGAAAAAGCGATTCAGTTCGACACTGCGATTCGAGCCGACTACGAGTTCGTCCACCTGCGGGCGAGCTTCTTTTATAGCTGGATCCGCGACTACAACACGTACATTAATTTTGGCCTCGATCCACCGACTCAAGCCCGCCTGTTGCTCGCGACCAACACGCCGCTGGCCACACTTAACGGTTTCGAGCTCTATGGCGACTACAATGCCACCGATCGGCTGACCTACTTTGCTTCGTTGCAATACGTCGAGGGCCAGGACCAGACGATCAATGCTCCGCTGCCGGGCATTTATCCGCTCGAGAGCCGGCTCGGCATTCGCTTTACCGATTGCTGTGCCGGCCAGGTGTGGGGCACGGAATGGGGCTGGCGTCTCGTGGCTGCCCAGGACCGCCTGGGACAACTTCGAGCGAACGCGTTCGATACCGTCAACTTGAACGTGGTCGAAACGCGCACCCCGGGATTCGCCACCTCCTATATCAAAGGCTATTACAACTACAGCGAAGGAGTTCGCTTCGTCGGCGGCATCGACAACCTGTTGGATCGCAACTATCTCGAACACCTCGATTTGCGATTCGCGGGTCCGCCTACGCCCAACTCTGGTCCGCTGGTGGCAGCCTATTCGCCTGGCTTTACCGCCTATGGTGGCATCGAAATGAACTGGTAA
- the nadE gene encoding NAD(+) synthase, with product MKLVRVGAAILNQTPLDWDGNKRRISGAIAAARQQGVTILCLPELCITGYGCEDAFHAVGTQQYALQVLGELLPETHGMIVSLGVPLLYGSGLYNTCCLAADGKLLGFVGKQNLAGEGIHYEPRWFKPWPSDKQVTTHVMGRNIPLGDLIFECGGVRLGFEICEDAWVAERPGGNLAQRGVDLILNPSASHFAFGKHEVRKRFVTEGSRAFNVGYLYANLLGNESGRAIYDGDAMIAAAGKLIATGSRFSYADWQVTSAVLDVDAIRMSRARLASFRPEIMDEDRGSIRCDFSFPTLEPERAAPMEVSWESSLRLKEEEFTRAVSLALFDYLRKSRSRGFVVSLSGGADSTAVSLLVASSVALAIADIGREAFLQKLSYISGLGDAKGTSDKDTKGIVRQLLTCAYQSTRNSGPVTRNAARTVAEALGAEYLELDVDALVQGYINVVSGELGRPLDWQTDDIALQNIQARVRSPSVWMLANIKGALLLSTSNRSEAAVGYATMDGDTSGGLSPIAGIDKNFIRHWLRWFEKEGPLGNDSYLGGPLPALVVVNEQAPTAELRPAASKQTDEDDLMPYDLLDAIERAAIRDKMSPIDIWRVMQVEFPQHSGRQLGAWVERFFRLWCRNQWKRERYAPSFHLDDENLDPKTWCRFPILSGGYERELSELRKLIDRTNSTDE from the coding sequence ATGAAGCTCGTCCGAGTCGGCGCAGCCATCCTGAACCAAACGCCCCTTGATTGGGATGGGAACAAGCGTCGCATTAGCGGAGCAATTGCCGCAGCGCGCCAGCAAGGGGTGACGATCCTCTGTCTGCCCGAGTTGTGCATCACTGGCTACGGCTGCGAAGACGCGTTTCATGCCGTCGGCACACAACAGTACGCGCTGCAAGTCCTGGGCGAGCTGCTCCCCGAAACGCACGGCATGATCGTCTCGCTTGGTGTGCCACTGTTGTACGGCAGCGGGCTCTATAACACCTGCTGCCTGGCCGCCGACGGCAAACTTCTGGGCTTTGTGGGAAAGCAGAACCTGGCCGGCGAAGGGATTCACTACGAGCCGCGCTGGTTCAAGCCCTGGCCCAGCGACAAGCAAGTGACGACTCACGTGATGGGACGGAATATCCCACTTGGCGATTTGATCTTCGAATGCGGCGGCGTGCGTTTGGGCTTCGAGATTTGCGAAGACGCCTGGGTCGCCGAACGTCCCGGCGGTAATCTTGCCCAGCGGGGCGTCGATTTGATTTTGAACCCCAGCGCCAGCCATTTTGCCTTTGGTAAGCACGAAGTGCGCAAGCGCTTTGTCACCGAAGGTTCGCGAGCTTTCAACGTTGGCTATCTCTACGCCAACTTGCTCGGCAATGAATCGGGTCGCGCGATCTACGACGGCGATGCAATGATCGCTGCTGCGGGGAAGTTGATTGCTACGGGGTCACGCTTTTCGTATGCCGATTGGCAAGTCACGTCCGCCGTGCTCGATGTCGATGCGATTCGAATGAGCCGCGCGCGCCTCGCCAGTTTTCGGCCGGAGATTATGGACGAAGATCGTGGCAGCATTCGTTGCGATTTCTCGTTCCCGACGCTTGAGCCTGAGCGGGCAGCTCCCATGGAAGTGAGTTGGGAATCTTCGCTCCGACTCAAAGAAGAAGAATTCACCCGCGCCGTTTCGCTGGCACTGTTCGACTACCTGCGCAAGAGTCGATCGCGCGGCTTTGTGGTCTCGCTCAGTGGTGGTGCCGATTCGACGGCCGTTTCGTTGCTCGTTGCTTCTTCAGTCGCTCTGGCCATTGCCGATATCGGTCGCGAGGCCTTTCTCCAAAAGTTGAGCTACATCTCCGGCCTGGGCGATGCGAAGGGCACTAGTGACAAGGACACCAAGGGCATCGTTCGCCAACTATTAACGTGCGCGTATCAATCCACGCGCAACAGCGGTCCCGTCACGCGCAACGCCGCCCGCACCGTCGCCGAAGCGCTCGGTGCCGAGTACTTGGAACTCGATGTTGACGCGCTTGTCCAGGGTTATATCAATGTAGTGAGCGGCGAACTGGGCCGCCCGCTCGATTGGCAGACCGACGACATCGCCCTGCAGAATATTCAGGCCCGCGTTCGTTCCCCCAGTGTGTGGATGCTGGCGAATATCAAAGGCGCTCTGCTCCTTTCAACCAGCAATCGCTCGGAAGCGGCCGTCGGTTATGCCACGATGGATGGCGACACGAGTGGCGGGCTCTCACCCATTGCTGGCATCGATAAAAACTTCATTCGTCATTGGCTCCGCTGGTTCGAAAAAGAAGGTCCACTTGGCAACGATTCGTACCTGGGCGGTCCCCTCCCCGCACTGGTCGTTGTCAACGAACAGGCTCCCACGGCCGAGTTGCGCCCCGCTGCTTCCAAGCAGACCGACGAAGACGACCTGATGCCTTATGACTTGCTCGACGCCATCGAGCGGGCAGCCATTCGCGATAAGATGTCCCCCATCGATATCTGGCGGGTGATGCAGGTCGAGTTTCCGCAACACTCTGGTCGCCAATTGGGTGCTTGGGTCGAACGATTCTTTCGGCTTTGGTGCCGGAACCAGTGGAAGCGCGAGCGGTATGCGCCGTCGTTCCATTTGGACGACGAAAACCTCGATCCCAAAACCTGGTGCCGGTTTCCGATTCTCTCGGGCGGTTACGAGCGGGAACTCTCTGAACTGCGCAAATTGATCGATCGGACCAATTCGACGGACGAGTAA
- a CDS encoding NYN domain-containing protein, whose amino-acid sequence MKLLVDGYNLLHASGVFGHPSDPPTFETARRALLDLLAQQLTEKDRKQTTVVFDGKDAPPGLPSQLSFERISVLFSRRKTTADELIADLIAAEKQPRQLLVISSDHAVQRAARQRGVAHQDSELWIRDLRQQAAAATSTTENRDHPQSAEDIAHWVKEFAPPPAANRNKPPAGK is encoded by the coding sequence ATGAAACTGCTCGTGGATGGCTACAACCTGCTGCATGCCAGCGGTGTCTTCGGCCATCCCAGCGATCCGCCGACCTTCGAAACGGCCCGCCGCGCACTCCTCGACCTGCTGGCACAGCAACTGACCGAAAAAGACCGCAAGCAAACTACGGTCGTCTTCGATGGCAAAGACGCGCCCCCAGGCCTTCCTTCGCAACTATCGTTTGAGCGGATTTCGGTCCTCTTCTCCCGCCGCAAAACGACGGCCGACGAACTAATCGCCGACCTGATCGCGGCCGAAAAGCAGCCCCGTCAATTGCTGGTCATTTCCAGCGATCACGCAGTCCAGCGCGCTGCCCGCCAGCGAGGAGTCGCCCATCAAGACAGCGAACTTTGGATTCGCGACCTCCGTCAGCAAGCGGCTGCTGCCACGTCGACGACCGAGAATCGCGATCATCCCCAATCGGCCGAAGATATCGCCCATTGGGTGAAGGAGTTCGCGCCCCCGCCAGCTGCCAATCGCAATAAACCTCCCGCGGGTAAGTAA
- a CDS encoding FmdB family zinc ribbon protein, with protein sequence MPLFDYQCQNCQTEVELLIRGDEKPECPECHSKKMDKLLSVPAAHVAHSGGLPMSGMEGGCGKPQCGQGRCMGGM encoded by the coding sequence ATGCCGTTGTTCGACTATCAATGCCAGAACTGCCAGACCGAAGTCGAGTTGCTCATTCGTGGCGACGAGAAGCCCGAATGTCCCGAGTGCCACAGCAAGAAAATGGACAAACTGTTGAGCGTCCCAGCGGCTCACGTTGCCCACAGTGGTGGTTTGCCCATGAGTGGCATGGAAGGGGGCTGCGGTAAGCCTCAATGCGGTCAGGGGCGCTGCATGGGCGGCATGTAG
- a CDS encoding HAD-IIA family hydrolase, with protein sequence MGQFGFLIDMDGVIYKGKQVVEGANRFIQRLLDEQIPFAFLTNNSQRTRRDGVIKLARMGIHVDESHIFTCAMATARFLASQKPGGTAFVIGEGGLLQALHKNGYAIVDDDPDYVVVGEGRMFNMETVEAAVRMILRGSKLIATNLDPNCPTAHGLRPGCGAIVAMLETATGLKAFSVGKPSPVMMRSARKELGLSTGGVVMIGDTMETDILGGVSMGYRTVLVLTGSTKREDLVRYAYRPDVVIDSIGQLCEEHIFQHVIEGLAVDPAPQEAPA encoded by the coding sequence ATGGGCCAGTTTGGTTTTTTGATCGACATGGATGGTGTGATTTACAAGGGGAAGCAAGTCGTTGAAGGGGCGAATCGTTTTATTCAACGACTGCTCGATGAACAAATTCCGTTTGCCTTCTTAACCAATAACAGTCAGCGGACACGCAGAGATGGCGTCATCAAACTCGCGCGGATGGGAATCCACGTCGACGAGAGCCACATCTTCACGTGTGCAATGGCGACGGCACGGTTCCTGGCGTCTCAAAAGCCCGGTGGAACTGCGTTTGTGATTGGGGAAGGAGGTCTGCTGCAAGCCTTGCATAAAAATGGATATGCGATTGTCGACGACGATCCCGACTACGTCGTTGTGGGCGAGGGCCGCATGTTCAACATGGAAACCGTCGAAGCAGCGGTGCGGATGATTCTCCGCGGCTCGAAGTTGATTGCCACGAATCTCGACCCTAACTGTCCCACGGCTCATGGGCTGCGGCCCGGTTGCGGCGCAATCGTTGCCATGCTGGAAACCGCCACCGGTTTGAAGGCCTTCAGTGTTGGTAAGCCAAGTCCGGTAATGATGCGCTCGGCCCGCAAAGAATTGGGCCTATCGACCGGGGGCGTCGTGATGATCGGCGATACGATGGAGACCGATATTCTCGGTGGCGTTTCGATGGGCTATCGCACCGTGTTGGTCCTCACCGGTTCGACCAAGCGCGAAGACCTGGTCCGTTATGCCTATCGTCCCGACGTGGTGATCGATTCGATCGGACAATTGTGCGAAGAGCACATCTTTCAACATGTGATTGAAGGGCTGGCAGTGGATCCAGCCCCCCAGGAAGCACCAGCTTAG
- a CDS encoding PDZ domain-containing protein yields the protein MRRTLLQRWCSAVAMGMVPALVLGQFSSLTAAEPSTIAIAPTVELNRLVLDLDADAYPVRERATARLIEAGQAAIELLAPAVLSDSPEVSWRASVVLQRIAAHGDEETVNHVAAALGKLNSKRPVLVEVMRDIKVQQLKLRHTRAIVKIRTLGGHLTGQWQDQSLDTAPPPTAAEVVDLDVAPAVAIEPIPIVEVAPPRDLDALPPPRGLIGAIARILAPVEKPAAEPPAADEPPLEVRPLEVAPDAIPLDIIPTAPNIEVPVPAAPAIAAADLPKLEEPAEASDPAADLEAALLELAPLEGIAVEPAFDVVIGGGMVGAVDLFEGDLSGEGNDYAELVINRTFRGTDADLALLKDIPELYNLSITDAKLTDKTLEHIAALPKLTTLNVQGTPFTSAALRNLRNKRPALSIICRSSAMLGINAQLEGPCVLSSVFFRSGAHDAGLKDGDEIIAVAGEKVRDFSDLTISVYPRRPGEKLNVQYRRDGEEHNVDVTLKPRVVPEVTE from the coding sequence ATGCGGCGTACGTTGCTGCAACGTTGGTGTTCGGCTGTTGCGATGGGAATGGTACCGGCACTTGTGCTGGGGCAGTTCTCGTCTCTAACCGCTGCGGAACCGTCGACAATCGCCATTGCGCCGACTGTTGAACTCAATCGCCTGGTGCTCGATCTCGATGCTGACGCCTATCCCGTGCGCGAACGGGCGACAGCCAGATTGATTGAAGCTGGACAAGCCGCCATCGAATTGCTCGCTCCGGCGGTACTCAGCGATAGCCCGGAGGTTTCGTGGCGCGCGAGCGTTGTCCTGCAACGGATTGCTGCACACGGTGATGAAGAAACTGTCAACCATGTAGCTGCGGCGCTCGGCAAGCTGAATTCCAAGCGACCAGTGCTCGTTGAAGTGATGCGCGACATCAAAGTGCAGCAACTGAAGCTTCGCCATACGCGGGCGATTGTGAAAATTCGGACGCTTGGCGGTCATCTAACCGGCCAGTGGCAAGACCAATCGCTCGATACTGCTCCTCCGCCCACGGCTGCTGAAGTTGTCGATCTCGATGTGGCACCAGCCGTCGCCATCGAACCGATTCCAATCGTCGAAGTTGCACCGCCTCGAGATCTCGACGCGTTGCCCCCTCCGCGTGGCTTGATCGGCGCGATTGCCCGGATTCTGGCACCCGTTGAAAAGCCCGCCGCTGAACCGCCCGCTGCTGACGAGCCACCGCTCGAAGTTCGTCCATTGGAAGTAGCGCCTGATGCGATTCCCTTGGACATTATTCCCACTGCGCCGAACATCGAAGTTCCCGTGCCCGCCGCGCCAGCCATTGCAGCTGCGGATCTTCCCAAGTTGGAAGAGCCCGCAGAGGCCTCTGATCCAGCGGCAGACTTGGAAGCGGCACTGTTGGAATTGGCTCCGCTCGAGGGGATTGCTGTCGAACCGGCGTTTGACGTTGTCATTGGCGGAGGAATGGTCGGTGCGGTCGACCTGTTTGAAGGTGATCTTTCGGGCGAAGGGAATGACTACGCCGAACTCGTGATTAATCGCACGTTCCGGGGCACCGATGCCGACCTGGCGCTTCTAAAGGACATTCCCGAGCTTTATAACTTGTCGATCACCGACGCCAAACTGACCGATAAAACGCTCGAACATATTGCTGCCTTACCAAAGCTCACGACGCTGAACGTACAAGGGACCCCGTTCACTTCGGCAGCTCTGCGTAACTTGCGCAACAAGCGGCCAGCGCTGTCCATCATCTGTCGCAGCAGCGCGATGCTTGGCATCAATGCCCAGCTGGAAGGGCCTTGCGTATTGAGTTCCGTCTTTTTCCGCTCGGGTGCCCATGATGCTGGACTAAAGGACGGTGATGAGATCATCGCGGTCGCTGGTGAGAAGGTTCGCGATTTCAGCGACCTCACCATCTCGGTCTATCCGCGTCGGCCCGGCGAAAAGCTCAACGTGCAGTATCGCCGCGACGGTGAAGAACACAACGTCGACGTCACGCTCAAGCCCCGCGTGGTGCCGGAAGTTACCGAGTAA
- a CDS encoding sigma-70 family RNA polymerase sigma factor, translated as MLKRKLEAGKEKLPARKSVSLQTPLETYLREINETALLTAKDEQELAGAIADGDVRARDRMVRANLRLVVNIARGYTGKGLSLQDLIEEGNLGLLRAVEGFDPNMGTRFSTYASYWIKQSIKRALINSAKTIRIPAYMVELLSKWRRASARLTEELGRTPTPEEVARVLGLQKKKLPIIKKAIRIYNSTPQTDQAEAGWSLGEIVMDERLRNPEDEMVEHDSLKHIREMLTTMDVREATVLKMRFGLENTEPHTLKEIGESLGLTRERVRQIETEALARLADSMKDPREREMEALEAMGD; from the coding sequence ATGCTCAAACGCAAGTTGGAAGCCGGCAAGGAAAAACTGCCTGCCCGCAAGAGCGTTTCGTTGCAAACTCCGCTGGAGACTTATCTCCGCGAGATTAACGAGACGGCGCTGCTCACCGCGAAGGACGAGCAAGAGTTGGCCGGTGCAATCGCCGATGGCGACGTCCGCGCTCGCGACCGGATGGTCCGCGCTAACCTCCGGCTGGTCGTCAACATTGCTCGCGGTTACACGGGCAAGGGCCTGAGCCTGCAAGACTTGATCGAAGAGGGGAACCTCGGTCTGCTTCGGGCCGTTGAAGGCTTCGACCCCAACATGGGGACGCGCTTCAGCACGTATGCCAGCTATTGGATCAAGCAGTCGATCAAGCGGGCCCTGATTAACAGTGCTAAGACGATTCGGATTCCGGCCTACATGGTCGAACTGTTGAGCAAGTGGCGCCGCGCCAGTGCTCGCCTCACCGAAGAGCTGGGTCGCACACCCACTCCGGAAGAAGTAGCCCGCGTGCTCGGCCTGCAGAAGAAGAAGCTGCCGATCATCAAGAAGGCCATTCGCATTTACAATAGCACGCCGCAGACGGATCAAGCCGAAGCCGGCTGGTCGCTCGGCGAAATCGTGATGGACGAACGGCTGAGGAATCCTGAAGACGAAATGGTTGAGCATGATTCGCTGAAGCACATTCGCGAAATGCTGACCACGATGGACGTCCGCGAAGCAACCGTCCTGAAGATGCGGTTCGGCCTGGAAAACACAGAGCCTCACACGCTGAAGGAAATTGGCGAAAGCCTCGGCCTTACCCGCGAACGCGTCCGTCAGATCGAAACCGAAGCTCTCGCCCGCCTGGCAGACAGCATGAAAGACCCCCGCGAACGAGAAATGGAAGCTCTTGAAGCGATGGGGGACTAG
- a CDS encoding RipA family octameric membrane protein — protein MSAPSDAPQPPTHPDEVNRLWQHGMHEERLFHDRLNYFSAMQIGLLGVFAIFYHKDAAPAVFIPLTGVAVSFTLLWLWVQIRHWRYCVHVNELIKLAVPEYRRTIAAFAGPGRTDGLSISRPLAFAVPLLFAATWLALCTWMLIRAVS, from the coding sequence ATGTCTGCTCCCAGCGATGCTCCTCAGCCGCCTACACACCCGGACGAAGTGAATCGACTGTGGCAGCACGGCATGCACGAGGAACGGCTGTTCCATGATCGGCTGAACTATTTCTCCGCCATGCAGATTGGACTGCTCGGCGTGTTCGCCATCTTTTATCACAAGGATGCAGCACCTGCGGTGTTTATTCCGCTGACAGGAGTGGCGGTCAGCTTCACGCTCTTGTGGCTATGGGTGCAGATTCGGCATTGGCGATACTGCGTGCACGTAAACGAACTCATCAAGCTGGCCGTGCCGGAGTATCGCCGCACCATTGCAGCCTTCGCCGGCCCGGGGCGAACCGATGGGCTGTCGATTTCTCGGCCGTTGGCCTTTGCTGTGCCCTTGCTGTTTGCAGCAACGTGGCTGGCCTTATGCACCTGGATGCTCATTCGGGCAGTAAGTTAG